Part of the Capsicum annuum cultivar UCD-10X-F1 chromosome 12, UCD10Xv1.1, whole genome shotgun sequence genome is shown below.
TCGAATTGTTTGGGATTCAAGAGtggagaaaataattttattttctaaataatagTCAAATTGACATATTACTAAATCAAGCCTCTATTGttacaattatatattttaaactagAGGTGGATTCATGATTAGGATACTAGTCCTAAATTTATAGTTTgtacatataaataaatttaggaaATAAATATAGAGTCAAGTAAAAAATACtcaattttgtcaaaaattgTATATTTGTCTATGTTTGAAAGTATTATATTACTTGCAATAATTGGTAGGCCAAATCAGAGCAATTGGTAGAATCAAGTAATAGTAGAACAAATTCACATGTTAACAAAGTTGAAGATGCAATTCAAAGAGCTCGTGAATCAGCTCAACACAAAAGGGCACGAAATTCAACTGGATTTCTTCATCAggtaatttattttgtttttatcaataatatatctggtagccaagggtctatcggaaacaacctttcaaCCTTTAAGATAGTGGTAACGTTTGTGTATACTCTATTCTTTTTAGACCTCGATTTGTGGATTACACTGGATATATATGTtattgttgatatcttgtatttGTTgctgttagagttgtgacccgaattttgttgttCCGGCCCAGAAAATTTCGcagtgcgacccatgtttgtgatttgtAATGG
Proteins encoded:
- the LOC107849910 gene encoding late embryogenesis abundant protein 1-like, with translation MASAQSNSDQFRSQSEAKSEQLVESSNSRTNSHVNKVEDAIQRARESAQHKRARNSTGFLHQTGEQMMHMAQGAVDGMTNTFGIGSNKNK